DNA sequence from the Chryseobacterium indicum genome:
TAAACTGGAAAAAGGAAAAACTTATCCTTTAACAACGTATCAGAGAGATACGAAAACCATGACTGATCCTCAAGGGAAAACTTTGAACGGAACGAGTGAATCTACCGACGAAATGTCTTTTACGGTGAATGATATTAAAGGAAATGTTTACGATATTACATTAAATTTAATCGCTAAAAGAAGCTCTCAGACGGCACAGGGAAAAACAATCATAGTAGATACGAAACTGCCGATCCCGAAAGAGGATGATCTGAAGATGATATGGAATATCAACAGAGCATTGACCGGAAATAAACTGAACATGAAGATGGACACCAAAGGAAATGTAATTTCAATTACAGGTTTTGATGCCGTTTACAGTAAAGTTGCCAATTCTGTAGGATCGCTGATTAAAGATAAAAACCAGAAAGAAAGCGTTGTTGCAAGTCTTAAGGAATCTTTTAACGAAAAAGTTCTCAGAGATCAGTTCAACAAAAACTTAACGATTATTCCTAAAAAAGGTGCGAAAATCGGAGAAAAATGGACGAACAGCGAAAATGCTGATGCACAGGGAAATATTAAAGTGACCTCTCACTACATTCTGAAAAGCGTAGGAAACGGTGTGGCAGAAATTTCGGTAACCGGAGGAATTCCAAAGAAAGTTAATAAACAGAATCAGGGAGAAGTTACCCACAGCTTAAGCACGGAACTTACGCAGAACGGAACGATAACGTTTGACCAGAATACAGGATGGATCAAAAACCAGAATATTTCTGTAAAAACGACACAGATTGAAAGTATTTCAAACGGAAAAGAAACCCAGTCTATGACGAGCGTTTCCAATTCTTCCGTAATGGTAAATCCTTCTGCTAAATAAAGCAGAACTTTTTAAAGTTGAAATGTCGGAGCGTAATAACGGCTTTGAACATTAAACCTTAAATATTTTTATTATGATGAAACATATTTTTGAGTTTGTACTCGCAACCATTATCATCTATTTTGTGTGGAATATTCTGAAAAGAATCTTTTTCAGAAAATTCCACAGCTATCTGTCTAACCAGAACAGAAACGAAAACAGAAAGGAGCAGGACATCAAAAACTCAGACAATACGAAGAAAAAAATCAACTGGGATGCAGAAACCGTTGATTATGAAGAGGTAAAAGAAAACAACAATAAAAGGTAACAATTCCGAAAAATATTTAGATAATAACCATCAACATGGCGAAAAATAAAAACCTGATTTATATTGCAATTTCATTAGTTGTATTTATCGTTTTAGCATTTTTATACTCCACTCCTGTTTTCACGGGAAAGCAGCTTTTCCAGCATGATATCGTGCAGTATCGGGGCGGGGCAAAAGAGCTTCTCGATTACAGAGCCGATACCGGAAAAGAAACCTACTGGAGCGATTCCATGTTCGGAGGAATGCCGACGTATCAGATGGGAAGTCAGTTTAACGGAGACATCATCAAAAAAATCGATTCCAAACTGAATTTTCTGCCAAGACCGGTTAATTATCTTTTTCTTCTTTCCGCAGGATTTTTCCTTTTGGGAATGGTTGTGGTAAGAAACTGGAAATATGCTCTTTTGGGAGCTACTTTTTTCGGACTTTCCACCTATTTTTATATTGCTATTGCAGCGGGACACAACGGAAAAATCAATACCATTGAATATTTTGCGCCGCTTCTAGCCGGAATTTTACTGGTCTACATCCGGAAACAGTACGTTTGGGGATTCATCGTCACTACCCTATTTATGGGACTTCAGATTGCTGCGAATCACCCACAGATGACGTATTATCTTTTCTTAGCGTTAGGATTTTTATTCCTTTCTGAGCTGATAAGAGGTATTCTGAAAAAAACGCCAATGAAACACTTCCTGATTTCATCGGGAATTGTTGCCGCTTCATGTTTAATCGGAGTCGGAATGAATTCTCAGAGAATTATGGCGAATTCAGAGTACATCAAAGAAACCGTTCGTGGAAAACAGATCCTTACAAACAGCAGCAATACAGGCGGAGATTCCGGGATGGATAAAGAAAGTATGCTGATGTGGAGCTACGGAAAACTGGAAACTTTAAACCTTTTCATCCCGAGATTAATGGGAGGCGGAAGTCAGGAACCGGAAGGAAAGGAAATGATGGCTAAAATTCAGGAATTGGTTCAGGAAAACGTAAGTTCACAAGCTGAATATGACAGAATTTCCAAAGGTTTCGGGAATCTAACCTATTGGGGAGATCAGCCGGGAACTTCGGGACCTGCTTATCAGGGAGCTATTGTTTGTTTTCTTGCGCTTTTAGGGTTCTTCATCGCATGGAAAAAATACCGCTACTGGATTTTAGGAGCTTCTATTCTCACCGTATTTTTAGCTTGGGGAAGTAATTTCATGGCACTTTCCGACTTTTTCATTGATTTCGTGCCGTTTTATAATAAATTCAGAGCACCTTCTTCCATTTTGGTGGTTGTAGAATTATTATTTCCTTTAATTGCCATCATCGGATTGTACAGATTCTTCACAGATAAAACACTCACACAGGAATACAAACAAAAAACACTTCTTTACGTAGGCGGCGGAACTTTAGGTTTTGTATTGATTTTACTGGTTTTCGGAAAATCTCTGTTAGGATTTCATACCGATAATGAAAAAACCTATCTTCCTCCTTTCCTGTTAGATTATCTTATAGATGAAAGATTTAAATTATTCAGAATTGATGCTATTAAAGCATTTATTTATGTTGCTATTGCAGTTGCTGCTTTATTTCTTGTTTTAAAGCAAAAGCTGAATCAGAATATCGCTTTGGTAATTATTGGAGTAGTCAGTTTATTCGATCTTTGGACAGTTAACAAACGTTATCTGAACGATGACAATTATGTGGATAAAATCTTTGCCGAAAATCCTTTCCAGACGGAAAGCTCCGATCTGATGGCTGAAAAAGTTCAGGGAAATCCGAATCTGGAACCTATTTTAGCGAATGTAAATGTGAACAAAACATTAGAAACCATCGCCGAAAAAGACAAAACGCATTACAGAATTTTCAATAATATTTTAGGAACATTCAGCGAGACAAATACTTCTTATTTTAAATCTTCTATCGGAGGTTATCATGCGGTAAAACTGAGAAGATATGATGATGTAATCAACGAATATTTCCAGATCATGGATTCTGTAAAAGTTCCGAATATCCTGAATCTTCTGAATACAAAATATTTGGTTTTAGGCGGTCCGGAACAACCTCAGGCAATGCCGAATCCTAAAGCCAACGGAAACGCATGGTTTGTAAGCGATCTAAAATTTGTAGAATCTCCCAATCAGGAAATCAAAGCAATCGGAACCATCAACAGCAAAAGAACCGCCGTTATTTCCGCAGATGACAAAAAATATTTTGACGGAAAACCTGTTCAGGCAGACTCAACAGCGTTTATCAATCTAACGAAATATCAACCCAACGAACTGGAATTTAAATCGCAGTCTAAGACTCCGCAATTGGCAGTTTTTTCTGAAATTTACTATCCTCACGGCTGGAAATTCTTCATCGACGAAAAAGAAGTTCCTTACATTAAGGCAGATTATCTTCTTCGTGCCGTTCACGTTCCTGCGGGAAATCATAACGTGAGAATGGTCTTCGAACCGGAAGTTATCGAAAAAGGAAAATGGATTTCATTAATCTGCTTCGGTTTATTTATTCTGTTAAGTGGTTTTGGGATTTATTTTCTTTACCGCAAAAGAGACAAAAGACAAATGGAAAAGATTTAGAAATTCAAAAGTTTGAAAAAGCATTGTGCTTATGATTACTCAAAAATACATTACAGATCTTACCTATAGAATTAATGGAGCTTGTATAGAAGTTCACAAGATTTTAGGCGCAGGTTTGGCAGAAATTGTATATCATAAAGCTTTAGAAAAAGAGTTTAAATTAAGGAATATCGAATACAAATCTGAGTTTCAAATTCCTGTAATTTATAAAGATGAGTATTTAAATTGTGATTTCAAATGCGATTTCCTAATTGAAGATTTAATTGTTTTGGAAATAAAAGCTGTATCTTCTCTTTTGGAAATTCACAAATCTCAAATTCTAAATTATATGAATCTACTAAAAGTACCAAAAGGTGTTTTAGTAAATTTTAATGTAAAAAATATTTATCACTTTGGTCAAGAGACATTTATTAATAAATATTTTGATCAATACGATTAAAATAGTGAATTACATTTTGTCACCTTTTGAATAGCTAAAAAATCATCATCATCTTTTGCCTCTTTTGCGGTTAAAACAATTATTAATGGAACCAAAAAAAATACTCATCATCACCTATTACTGGCCTCCGGCGGGAGGTCCCGGTGTGCAGAGATGGCTGAAATTTGCAAAATATTTACCAGAATTCGGATGGAAACCTGTGATTTATACACCGGAAAACCCGAGTTATCCTTTGCTGGATGAAAGTTTGATGAAAGATGTTCCGAAAGATCTGGAAATTGTAAAAACAAAAATCTGGGAACCTTACCAACTGGCTGAAAAGCTGAACAAAAGCAACAAAAAATTTAAAGCGGGGCAGTTTGATGTCGGCAAAAATCAAAGCTGGAAATCTAAGCTTTCGATTTGGGTAAGAGGCAATTTTTTCATTCCCGATGCGAGAGTTTTCTGGGTAAAACCTTCCGTAAAATTTTTGGAACAATATTTAAAAGAAAATCAGATTGAGGTTGTGGTAACTTCGGGACCACCCCATTCTTTACATTTAATTGGTTTACATTTAAAAAAGAAACTTCCTAACCTAAAATGGATTGCCGATTTCCGTGATCCGTGGACAGAAATTTCTTATTACAAACACTTAAAACTGACCAAAAGTTCCGATCAAAAGCACCGTCAACTCGAAAGCGAAGTTTTCAAAAACGCAGATATTGCGTTAGCAACAAGTTACACCGATGCTGAAAATTTCCGTAAAAACGGAGCGAATGCACTTTGTATTACGAATGGTTTTGACGAGTCAGACTCAAACACCCAAACACTCAAATTTTCCAACACTCCAACAAAATTCACATTAAGTTACATCGGAGTTTTAGAACAGTTGAGAAACCCTGAAAATCTCTGGAAAGCTCTGAATGATCTGGTTACAGAAAATGAAGAATTTGCTGAAAAGTTTACTTTGAAATTTGCAGGAAGAATTGATGATAAAATTCTGAATTCAATAGAACATTCAAACCTGAAAAATCATATTCTGAATTTAGGATATCTTTCTCACGACAAAGCGATTGAAGAAATGCAGACTTCGGAAATACTGCTCATCACCAACTTTCCGAACGATTCTTCCAAAGGGATCATCCCCGGAAAAATATTTGAATATCTGGCAACAGGAAAACAAATCATTTCTTTTGGTCCTAAAGATGCGGATGTTTCGAAAATTTTAAATGAAACACAAGCCGGAAAACATTTCAGTTATGATGATTCCGGGAAAATTAAAGAATTTATTTTAGAGAAATTTACACTTTGGAAAGACGGAAATCTTTCGGAAAACACGCAGAATATTGAGCAGTTTTCAAGAAAAAATTTAACTAAAAAATTAGCGGAAATTTTATAATCACGAAGATTTTACATATTAACGCTACTGTATAGACATCATATTATGTTAGTATTAGAGATGTCACCCTGAGCTTGTCGAAGGGTCTCTACCGGAATAAGTTATTAACAATTCAGTTGCTTATAAAACAACTATTTATGAGATTCTTCCTTCATAAGAATGACATAGGATCGTCAAACTTCTTTCTTAATGAAAATCATCTTTAACAATTATACATTGTTTAAATATTACACTGAGTATTTGCAACATCGCACTAAATCTGTCGAAGTTTTTTTATTTTTTTTCTAAATCGTCCACTGATCGTTAACAACACCAATAAGATAATATTTTCCCTGAAATTCTTCAAAAACCAAACGAAGGCATTTCCAGTCCATTTCGGAGTTGGCTTCTGAGCCTTTGATGAAATTTTCCGTAAAATCTGCATTTGGATAAATTTCCTTTACATTATTCAGTGAATTGCCTTTTCCCTGAAACGCATTTAAAGAAACCTGCGCTGTCGCAAAGTCTTTGGAATACACCCAGTCTGTTAAATAATCATGAATAGTCGCTCTGTACAGATCTCCGGAACCATCCATTCTTCCCCAAGTGAAAAGTGTTCTGGTAGGTTGATATCTCATAAAATCCGCTTTTGAAAGTAACTTGTCTTCTTTTGGATTCACGAAAGCGTACATCGAAAAACGGACTCCTTTTTCAGGATGAATAAATTCCGCAAACTTCTTAAAGTTTTTATCCTTTAAAGCCTGTATAATGTCCTCATTGATCTTTTTTAAAGACTGATCTTTGGTAATTTTTGCTTTACTAATGACTGAACTATCCGTAATGGTTTTGCCTTTAGCATTAACCTCATCATTAACAAATTTTTCAGGGTTCTTCTTACACGCAACCGCAGATAAAACCAGCAAGGAAATGATTATTTTTTTCATGTATTTTAATGTCTGATTATCATTTACCAAAATAAATGCCATGCTTTTAGAATCTTTTTGAAAGTTTACTGTTGAAGGAATTTCATATTTTTCGAATAGATGGTCATTATGAAAAGAATAGTTTTTTGCTTTTATCGAAAAAAACCTTTGTTGATAGGTTTTCCTTACATTTGTTGTATGGAAATTTTAGATATTCTTATCATCGGAGGCGGACCAATCGGGCTGAACTGTGCGCTGGAAGCGCAGAAAAATAATCTTTCTTATCTGATTGTCGAAAAAGGAACCATCGTTAATTCTCTGTACAATTATCCTTTGTATATGCGTTTTTTCTCGACTGCCGAAAAACTGGAAATTGATGGAATTCCGTTTATTTCAACAGCGTCAAAACCCGGAAGACAGGAAGCTTTGGAATATTATCAGGGAATTACAAGACAGCGGAATATCAACATCAATTTATATGAAAAGGTAGAAAAAGTTTCCAAAGAGAATGACATTTTCACTATTGAAACTTCGAAAGAAAAATATTTAGCGAAAAACGTCATTATTTCAACGGGATTCTATGATATTCCGAATCTGATGAATATTCCCGGAGAAGATTTACCCAAAGTAAAACACTATTATACAGAACCTTACCCGTATGCAAAACAGAAAATTGTTGTAGTAGGTTCGAGCAACTCGGCGGTTGATGCTGCTTTGGAAACTTACAGAAAAGGCGCGGAGGTCACCATGATTATCCGCCAGCCTGAAATTTCAAAAAGTGTAAAATATTGGGTGAAACCGGATATTGAAAACAGAATTGCGGAAGGAAGTATTGCAGCGCATTTCAATGCCGAATTGATGGAAATTAAACAGCATTCTGTTGTATTTAAAGATGAAAAAGGTGAAGTGCATGAAATTGAAAATGATTTTGTTCTTGCAATGACCGGCTATCTTCCTGATTTTGATTTTTTAAAAAATTCCGGGATTGAATTGCAGGGCGATTGTCTGAACCCGCTTTATCATCCTGAAACAATGGAAACCAATGTTCCGAATCTGTATTTGGCGGGTGTGGTTTGCGGAGGAAAAGATACGCACCTCTGGTTTATTGAAAATTCCAGAATTCATGCGGAAATGATTGTGAAAAACATTCTTTCGAAATAATTAATTACATCTCGCAGATTTAGCTGATAAAGCAGATTTTCACGTTTAAAAATCTGCGTAATTTGCATAATTTGCGTGAGCCAGATTAAAAATCAACCTTCATTCCCAACACAAAATTTCTTTTGGCAGCCGGATTATAATAACGGTTTCCGAATGCGTTGATATCAAAACCTAAAACATATTCTGTATTATAAAGATTCTGAATCTGAAGATATACATTGACTCTCGTTTTTTCAAAATCAACAGGAAATCTGAACTGAATATTCCCAACCAAACTTGGTTCCGACCATACTGAATTGGCGTCATTCAAAGGGATTTTTGAGGTGTAAAAATGGGAATAATCTACCGAAAGTTTTCTGAAAAACGTAAAATTCAGCAAACTGCTGATTGTTGTTTTGGGAACTCCGGTGATTTCATTCCCTGAAAAATCATTTCCGTTCTGCTGATAATTTTTAAATGTAAAATCGTAAAAACTTCCCGAAAACCTGAATCTGAAATGGCTTAAAAAGTTGTTTTTCAGATTGAAATTCTTCGATTCCATTAAAATTTCAACCCCTTTTTGAACGGTTTCTCCGGAATTGACGAAGTATTCCTGTCCGGCTTCGTTCTGTCTCCTCACAATTGCATCTTTCATCCGGAAATCAAAATAATTTCCTTCCACAAAAACGGAGTTACCGAATTGTTTTCGAATCTCAATTTCCTTGTTCCAGCCGAATTCGGGTTTTAAATTTGTATTAAACTGCTGATTTGAAGAGCGGATTTCTTCATTCGTCGGTGCAGAATTCCCCTTCCCTATTTTTCCGCGTACCGAAAAGCCTTTTCCCAAAAGATAGGTAAACCCAAAATTGGGCAACCATTGGTTTTTAAAATGAACTTTTCCTTCTTCATTTCGGGGATATATTCTGTTCCAGTCGTAAGAATTTGAATTTAAACTGATGGAAAGATCGGTGAATAATTTTTCGCTGACATTCAGTTTTTGAGAAAGAAAGAAAAACCCCGAAGTATTTTTAATCTGATCAAAATTCTGTGGATTTCCTTCTGTTCCTCTGTTATTATCGTAATTTCTGACCAAAATATCATTGATTCCGCCTTCAAATCCCAATCGGTAGGCTAATGAAATAGTATTCCAGTTTTTTTCGTAATTGAGATGCGTTCTTAGTGCAAAATTCTTTTCAAAACGGTTTTCATAATTGGTGATAAACGGATTTTCAAAATCTACGTAAGAACCCTGAATTAAAATAAAATGAGAGAAATCCGGACTGAAGTTATAATCATTTGAAACTCCTGCCAAAATCATTTTATTGCGGATTCCGGCATCCTGTTCTTTTGCACCCGAAACTGTTTTGGTTGCAGGTCTTGCCTGTTTTCGGTTGATCTGCATCTGTTCTAAAGTAAGTCCTCCCGGAGTCTGATAATCGAGATCAGCGTACAAAATCATGGCTTTGAGCAATCCATTTTCTGAATATTGAAAATGGTCTTTTACAAAAATCTGCTTTCGTTGAACTTTCGACTGTTCCCGATAAGAATCGGTCTGATAATAGTTCTGAAAAACCTGAAAAAAATGTTTCCCAATGTGTTTGGAAAGATCAAAACTCTGGTTAAAAGTTCCATAACTTCCAATTGCCAGATTTGCGGAAATCTGGTCTGATTTTCTGGTCTGAAGCAAAACAGTTCCGCCCGTTACGGCACCGTAATCTCCGCTTTCAGGACCTTTATATATTTCCATCTCGTTGATGAGTTCAGGAGAAACAACATTAAAATAGGTGTTTCCCGAAGCATCGGACAGGATGAAATCGTCAAGATAAACTTTCACATTCCGAACGCCAAAAGGGGATCGCAAAGTGCTTCCGCGAAGAGAAATCCTGTAACTTCCGGGAGAACGTTCTTCCATTCTGGCTCCTGCAATCTGATTGATGGACTCTAGCATTCTTTCGGGTGTATTCTGGTTAAGCAGATTTTCTGAAACCACAGCAACCGATTTTGTGGATGAAATAAAAGTTGTGGGTTTCTTGTAAGCATCGATCCTGATTTCTGAAATCAGTGCTGCAGAATCTCTTTCTTGAGAAAACAGCAGGGAAACGGAAAATAATGAAAATAGAAAGCAGAGTTTTGTCATCGAATGAAGGGAAGCAAAAACTGTACTTTTCTGTGTGGAAAATATAAATTCGCAGAAGATTTGTTTAAAATAATGTGAGTTGAGCTTCCGCCGAAATTGATGATGCCTTTTGGCTAAAGCCAAATTTGTTTCTTACTCCGTTGCAATAAAAAGTCCGTCAACATTTTCTGTGACGGACTGAATTTTACATAGATGTTTTCCTTCGCGTGAGGGATGCGGCGGGCGGCGGCGAAGGCGCCGGTGCGAGTGAGGAACGAACGAGTACGGAAGCGATGCGAACCCCAAAGCAGCCCGACCCGAATTGAAAGGGGAAACCTCATAGGTTTTAAAAACCTATGAGGTTTAGCTCCGGAATGAGAGACACGCCCAAAATATTTAAGATTCTACGTGTTTTCTGTCGCCAATCATCCAGGGAACAATGTAATAAAATGCAATGGCAATGATTGTGGCTAAAACTCCTGTCCCGATCCATAATATGGTAAATCCGAATCTTTCGGCAATGAACGTTCCCAAAGTAGGTGTTACGATAAAGGCGATGGAGAATGAAATTCCGTTCAAGCCCATATACGCTCCTTTGTTGTTTTTTCCGGAGCGTAATGCTGTGATGGTTGACATAAACGGCAAAGCCCAGATTTCTCCTACGCAGAGAAGGCTCATGGATATCACTAAAGTCACGATACTGTAATCAAAACCAAGCATGGCATAAGCAAATCCGCAGATGAAGGTTCCCAAAAGCATGGTTACGGCAAGGCTGAAATATTTTTCGGCAACCTGTACCAATCCCATTTCGAGTAAAACGACTAAAAAGCCGCTGTACCCCAAAATATATCCTATACTTTGCTGACTTAAATGCGCCGTGTCTTTGTAAAAAATAGTCAATGTACTGAACAACTGGAAGAAGCAGATTGAAAAAAGCATACAGAAGAAACAGTAAACCAGAAATTTACCATCGCGGTAAGGTGAATTTTCTTTTTTAATTTCTATGGCTTCCTGTACTTTTCGGGATTTTAATTTTGCCAGAATGTTTCGTTTTCTGAAAAAGACGATGTATAAAATTCCCGCCACCAAAGCTGTAAAAGCATTGCTGAAAAATAAAAATTCGTAGGAAATTGCCGATAAAATACCGCCCAAAGCCGGACCGATGGAAAAGCCTAAATTTATTGCCATCCGGTTTAAGGAAAATGCTCTGGTTATGTTTTCGGGTTTCGCATATTTTGTAATGGCAACCGAATTTGCAGGACGGAAGGAATCGCTTACAATGCTTTGCAGCAAAATAATGGTCGCCACTCCTATTTCTGTCTTAAATAGAGGAATCATACAAAATAAAGGCACACTGAGCAATAAACTGAGATACTGAACTCTGTACTCCCCGATTCTGTCTGTAATAAATCCGCCCAGCCAGGAACCGATTACCGAACCGATTCCGAAAAAGCTGAGTACAATTCCTGTGTTTTCGATGCTGAATTTCAAATGATCGGTCATGTAAACTCCCAGAAAAGGAAGCACCATGGAACCTGCCCGATTGATGAGCATGACCAAAGCAAGCATCCAGCTTTCTTTGGAAATCCCTTTGAATGAGTTGGTATATAAGTGTATAAGTTTCACAATTTTTAATTTTAATTACTGTTTTTAACCACGAATTACGCAAATGCTTTTCACGGATAACCTCATTTTTTGGTTATCGTTTTTGTTTCGTTAGGGTTAAAAACAAAAAACAGGGCTTAAAAATTAAGCCCTGTTTTATTTATATGTATAATAAATTTTTACTCCGGCTTATAAGAGTCTTTTAACGTCACTGTTCTGTTGAATACAAAGTTTGTATCCGTAGAATCCTGATCTTTCGTGAAATAGCCAATTCTCTGGAATTGAAGAGGTTCTCCAACTGCCACATCTTTTAAGCTTGGTTCAGCAAATCCCTGAATGGTATTTACAGAATCCGGATTGATAAAGTTTAGGAAATCGACATCTTTCTCTGCATCTGGCTGTTCCACAGTGAATAATTTGTCGTAATTTCTTACTTCCACAGGAATTGCGTGTTTCGCAGATACCCAATGAATGGTTCCTTTTACTTTTCTTAAGCTTTCTTCTGTTCCGCTTCCGGACTTGGATTTTTCGTCGTAGGTTGCGTAAATGGTCGTAATGTTTCCGTTTTCATCCTTCTCTACTCTTTCACCTTTAATGATGTAAGCAGATTTCAGACGAACTTCTCCGCCCAACTTTAGTCTGAAGAATTTGTTGTTGGCTTCTTCTTTAAAGTCTTCACGCTCAATATATAATTCTCTGGAGAACGGAATTTCTCTTGTTCCTGCATTTTCCTGCTCAGGGTTGTTTTCTGTTTCCAGCCATTCTTCTTTTCCTTCCGGATAGTTTTCAATGACTAATTTGACAGGATCTACAACCGTCATTACACGTTTTGCGACTTTATTCAGGTCTTCGCGAACGCAGAATTCCAGTAACTGAAGCTCAATAAGATTTTCTCTTTTGGCAACTCCTACTTTTTCAATAAAATTTCTGATGGAAGCAGGCGTAAATCCTTTTCTTCTCATTCCGGAAATCGTAGGCATTCTCGGATCATCCC
Encoded proteins:
- a CDS encoding TonB-dependent receptor, whose protein sequence is MTKLCFLFSLFSVSLLFSQERDSAALISEIRIDAYKKPTTFISSTKSVAVVSENLLNQNTPERMLESINQIAGARMEERSPGSYRISLRGSTLRSPFGVRNVKVYLDDFILSDASGNTYFNVVSPELINEMEIYKGPESGDYGAVTGGTVLLQTRKSDQISANLAIGSYGTFNQSFDLSKHIGKHFFQVFQNYYQTDSYREQSKVQRKQIFVKDHFQYSENGLLKAMILYADLDYQTPGGLTLEQMQINRKQARPATKTVSGAKEQDAGIRNKMILAGVSNDYNFSPDFSHFILIQGSYVDFENPFITNYENRFEKNFALRTHLNYEKNWNTISLAYRLGFEGGINDILVRNYDNNRGTEGNPQNFDQIKNTSGFFFLSQKLNVSEKLFTDLSISLNSNSYDWNRIYPRNEEGKVHFKNQWLPNFGFTYLLGKGFSVRGKIGKGNSAPTNEEIRSSNQQFNTNLKPEFGWNKEIEIRKQFGNSVFVEGNYFDFRMKDAIVRRQNEAGQEYFVNSGETVQKGVEILMESKNFNLKNNFLSHFRFRFSGSFYDFTFKNYQQNGNDFSGNEITGVPKTTISSLLNFTFFRKLSVDYSHFYTSKIPLNDANSVWSEPSLVGNIQFRFPVDFEKTRVNVYLQIQNLYNTEYVLGFDINAFGNRYYNPAAKRNFVLGMKVDF
- a CDS encoding DUF6263 family protein, which encodes MKNIAALALISTIAIVSCNKKETAKITKVDPKTGKTITVEVPADSVAKVEENPAIKDSAGVYTQTFKLEKGKTYPLTTYQRDTKTMTDPQGKTLNGTSESTDEMSFTVNDIKGNVYDITLNLIAKRSSQTAQGKTIIVDTKLPIPKEDDLKMIWNINRALTGNKLNMKMDTKGNVISITGFDAVYSKVANSVGSLIKDKNQKESVVASLKESFNEKVLRDQFNKNLTIIPKKGAKIGEKWTNSENADAQGNIKVTSHYILKSVGNGVAEISVTGGIPKKVNKQNQGEVTHSLSTELTQNGTITFDQNTGWIKNQNISVKTTQIESISNGKETQSMTSVSNSSVMVNPSAK
- a CDS encoding YpdA family putative bacillithiol disulfide reductase; translation: MEILDILIIGGGPIGLNCALEAQKNNLSYLIVEKGTIVNSLYNYPLYMRFFSTAEKLEIDGIPFISTASKPGRQEALEYYQGITRQRNININLYEKVEKVSKENDIFTIETSKEKYLAKNVIISTGFYDIPNLMNIPGEDLPKVKHYYTEPYPYAKQKIVVVGSSNSAVDAALETYRKGAEVTMIIRQPEISKSVKYWVKPDIENRIAEGSIAAHFNAELMEIKQHSVVFKDEKGEVHEIENDFVLAMTGYLPDFDFLKNSGIELQGDCLNPLYHPETMETNVPNLYLAGVVCGGKDTHLWFIENSRIHAEMIVKNILSK
- a CDS encoding MFS transporter yields the protein MVKLIHLYTNSFKGISKESWMLALVMLINRAGSMVLPFLGVYMTDHLKFSIENTGIVLSFFGIGSVIGSWLGGFITDRIGEYRVQYLSLLLSVPLFCMIPLFKTEIGVATIILLQSIVSDSFRPANSVAITKYAKPENITRAFSLNRMAINLGFSIGPALGGILSAISYEFLFFSNAFTALVAGILYIVFFRKRNILAKLKSRKVQEAIEIKKENSPYRDGKFLVYCFFCMLFSICFFQLFSTLTIFYKDTAHLSQQSIGYILGYSGFLVVLLEMGLVQVAEKYFSLAVTMLLGTFICGFAYAMLGFDYSIVTLVISMSLLCVGEIWALPFMSTITALRSGKNNKGAYMGLNGISFSIAFIVTPTLGTFIAERFGFTILWIGTGVLATIIAIAFYYIVPWMIGDRKHVES
- a CDS encoding GxxExxY protein; the encoded protein is MITQKYITDLTYRINGACIEVHKILGAGLAEIVYHKALEKEFKLRNIEYKSEFQIPVIYKDEYLNCDFKCDFLIEDLIVLEIKAVSSLLEIHKSQILNYMNLLKVPKGVLVNFNVKNIYHFGQETFINKYFDQYD
- a CDS encoding glycosyl transferase family 1, with amino-acid sequence MEPKKILIITYYWPPAGGPGVQRWLKFAKYLPEFGWKPVIYTPENPSYPLLDESLMKDVPKDLEIVKTKIWEPYQLAEKLNKSNKKFKAGQFDVGKNQSWKSKLSIWVRGNFFIPDARVFWVKPSVKFLEQYLKENQIEVVVTSGPPHSLHLIGLHLKKKLPNLKWIADFRDPWTEISYYKHLKLTKSSDQKHRQLESEVFKNADIALATSYTDAENFRKNGANALCITNGFDESDSNTQTLKFSNTPTKFTLSYIGVLEQLRNPENLWKALNDLVTENEEFAEKFTLKFAGRIDDKILNSIEHSNLKNHILNLGYLSHDKAIEEMQTSEILLITNFPNDSSKGIIPGKIFEYLATGKQIISFGPKDADVSKILNETQAGKHFSYDDSGKIKEFILEKFTLWKDGNLSENTQNIEQFSRKNLTKKLAEIL